A single region of the Ascaphus truei isolate aAscTru1 chromosome 6, aAscTru1.hap1, whole genome shotgun sequence genome encodes:
- the THEMIS2 gene encoding protein THEMIS2 isoform X1, translated as MEDLENVVSLQDFITTVAKSSMPRILKIVSGVYLQSSVYDIKGSECCLSTGDLVKIVDKELQSVSCVDVETGRSLELTPNFTGVFKPVVDDRVYDTIEKLKSVLSSGDSTESFWFASHSDFVVGDHMISKRQPIKCVSISASSQASYAKCCTKEGSKCISLKIPISTEGEFYECDSNKLYSLEEVLQSPALLRHSLKCSSIGNGSYSLSPVYETSTIMQMRKDIVKMPSSLEVDVIDITSQCGHINFIRPLSLSEASKCEDQFPIVAEILESVESNHLLKNELFSALQPGQQIVIYKKVHSRKVLVSATKGRNSRFFFIHDVYQGKFRQRPREFMTVYDLCTKLVSGAQLNVVVTQDCESVEDCFPSLCVGDHLKVLHQTKMCVPVQFCSQQIDVLVCTKDTEDEEDKPEEIMLPLCLEGRFVEEVTDNKRYTINNIIQKFKLPCEVKVVSKDPSLATDPLASFASLRLEELVEEPVLLVSFLDNPSACFELPLKWVQISLFLTEKPVPETKELTRFLHVEELTESLYYSLRKELPSNELPPPRPPKREAKPQVDSPSTIQQESPTSVKLKESPPIPPSRNIPCQSYEVHRVSKILAACTVQNRNTYSPLPHIVTTHEDSDSEADYELVV; from the exons GTTCAGTATATGATATCAAAGGATCTGAGTGCTGTTTATCTACTGGGGAtctggttaaaatagttgacaaGGAGCTGCAGTCAGTGTCGTGTGTGGATGTGGAGACAgggaggtccctggagctgacCCCAAACTTCACAG GTGTATTTAAACCTGTCGTTGATGATCGTGTGTACGACACTATTGAGAAGCTGAAGAGCGTGTTAAGCAGTGGCGATTCCACCGAGTCTTTCTGGTTTGCCTCCCACTCTGACTTCGTCGTAGGAGATCATATGATCAGCAAGCGGCAACCAATCAAATGTGTGTCCATCAGTGCTTCTTCGCAAGCCAGCTATGCTAAATGTTGCACCAAGGAAGGATCCAAGTGCATATCCCTCAAGATTCCCATCTCTACAGAGGGAGAGTTCTATGAGTGTGACAGCAATAAGTTGTACTCGCTGGAAGAAGTCCTACAATCGCCGGCGTTGTTGAGACATAGCCTGAAATGTAGCAGCATCGGAAATGGGTCATATAGCCTCTCTCCAGTGTATGAGACCAGCACCATAATGCAGA TGCGAAAAGATATTGTGAAAATGCCTTCGAGTTTAGAAGTGGATGTGATAGACATAACAAGTCAGTGTGGACACATCAACTTTATCAGACCATTATCCCTGAGCGAAGCTTCTAAATGCGAAGACCAATTCCCTATAGTAGCAGAAATTCTGGAAAGTGTGGAATCCAACCATCTGCTGAAGAATGAACTATTTTCTGCTCTGCAGCCAGGTCAACAGATTGTGATCTACAAGAAGGTGCATTCCAGGAAAGTCCTTGTCTCGGCAACCAAGGGCAGAAACTCCAGGTTCTTCTTCATCCACGATGTCTACCAAGGGAAGTTCCGTCAACGACCAAGGGAGTTTATGACAGTCTACGACCTCTGCACCAAACTGGTGTCCGGAGCACAGTTGAATGTTGTGGTGACACAAGACTGTGAGAGTGTTGAAGATTGTTTCCCTTCCCTTTGTGTTGGGGATCACCTCAAGGTTCTTCATCAGACCAAAATGTGTGTACCAGTCCAGTTCTGCTCCCAACAGATAGATGTTCTGGTATGTACAAAGGACACAGAGGATGAAGAAGATAAACCAGAGGAGATCATGCTCCCATTGTGTCTGGAAGGACGTTTTGTGGAGGAAGTTACAGATAACAAAAGATACACTATCAACAATATAATCCAGAAGTTTAAACTTCCTTGTGAGGTCAAAGTTGTATCAAAAGATCCATCCTTGGCCACTGATCCTCTGGCTTCCTTTGCTTCTCTAAGACTGGAAGAGTTAGTAGAAGAACCTGTGTTGCTGGTCAGTTTTCTGGACAATCCCTCTGCATGCTTTGAACTTCCCCTTAAATGGGTGCAAATATCCTTGTTTTTAACCGAAAAGCCTGTCCCAGAGACCAAAGAACTAACAAGATTCCTCCATGTGGAGGAGCTGACGGAATCGCTTTATTACAGTCTGCGGAAGGAGCTACCAAGCAATGAACTTCCACCTCCCAGGCCACCGAAAAGAGAGGCCAAGCCACAAGTGGATAGTCCGAGCACCATACAGCAAGAGAGTCCGACGTCTGTTAAACTAAAG GAAAGTCCTCCAATTCCACCTTCTAGAAACATACCATGTCAGAGCTACGAAGTGCACAGAGTTAGCAAAATTCTAGCGGCTTGTACTGTACAGAACAGGAACACATATTCACCTCTGCCTCACATTGTCACTACTCACGAAG ACAGTGATAGTGAGGCGGATTATGAATTGGTCGTATGA
- the THEMIS2 gene encoding protein THEMIS2 isoform X2, translating to MSLTCSVYDIKGSECCLSTGDLVKIVDKELQSVSCVDVETGRSLELTPNFTGVFKPVVDDRVYDTIEKLKSVLSSGDSTESFWFASHSDFVVGDHMISKRQPIKCVSISASSQASYAKCCTKEGSKCISLKIPISTEGEFYECDSNKLYSLEEVLQSPALLRHSLKCSSIGNGSYSLSPVYETSTIMQMRKDIVKMPSSLEVDVIDITSQCGHINFIRPLSLSEASKCEDQFPIVAEILESVESNHLLKNELFSALQPGQQIVIYKKVHSRKVLVSATKGRNSRFFFIHDVYQGKFRQRPREFMTVYDLCTKLVSGAQLNVVVTQDCESVEDCFPSLCVGDHLKVLHQTKMCVPVQFCSQQIDVLVCTKDTEDEEDKPEEIMLPLCLEGRFVEEVTDNKRYTINNIIQKFKLPCEVKVVSKDPSLATDPLASFASLRLEELVEEPVLLVSFLDNPSACFELPLKWVQISLFLTEKPVPETKELTRFLHVEELTESLYYSLRKELPSNELPPPRPPKREAKPQVDSPSTIQQESPTSVKLKESPPIPPSRNIPCQSYEVHRVSKILAACTVQNRNTYSPLPHIVTTHEDSDSEADYELVV from the exons atgtccctaacat GTTCAGTATATGATATCAAAGGATCTGAGTGCTGTTTATCTACTGGGGAtctggttaaaatagttgacaaGGAGCTGCAGTCAGTGTCGTGTGTGGATGTGGAGACAgggaggtccctggagctgacCCCAAACTTCACAG GTGTATTTAAACCTGTCGTTGATGATCGTGTGTACGACACTATTGAGAAGCTGAAGAGCGTGTTAAGCAGTGGCGATTCCACCGAGTCTTTCTGGTTTGCCTCCCACTCTGACTTCGTCGTAGGAGATCATATGATCAGCAAGCGGCAACCAATCAAATGTGTGTCCATCAGTGCTTCTTCGCAAGCCAGCTATGCTAAATGTTGCACCAAGGAAGGATCCAAGTGCATATCCCTCAAGATTCCCATCTCTACAGAGGGAGAGTTCTATGAGTGTGACAGCAATAAGTTGTACTCGCTGGAAGAAGTCCTACAATCGCCGGCGTTGTTGAGACATAGCCTGAAATGTAGCAGCATCGGAAATGGGTCATATAGCCTCTCTCCAGTGTATGAGACCAGCACCATAATGCAGA TGCGAAAAGATATTGTGAAAATGCCTTCGAGTTTAGAAGTGGATGTGATAGACATAACAAGTCAGTGTGGACACATCAACTTTATCAGACCATTATCCCTGAGCGAAGCTTCTAAATGCGAAGACCAATTCCCTATAGTAGCAGAAATTCTGGAAAGTGTGGAATCCAACCATCTGCTGAAGAATGAACTATTTTCTGCTCTGCAGCCAGGTCAACAGATTGTGATCTACAAGAAGGTGCATTCCAGGAAAGTCCTTGTCTCGGCAACCAAGGGCAGAAACTCCAGGTTCTTCTTCATCCACGATGTCTACCAAGGGAAGTTCCGTCAACGACCAAGGGAGTTTATGACAGTCTACGACCTCTGCACCAAACTGGTGTCCGGAGCACAGTTGAATGTTGTGGTGACACAAGACTGTGAGAGTGTTGAAGATTGTTTCCCTTCCCTTTGTGTTGGGGATCACCTCAAGGTTCTTCATCAGACCAAAATGTGTGTACCAGTCCAGTTCTGCTCCCAACAGATAGATGTTCTGGTATGTACAAAGGACACAGAGGATGAAGAAGATAAACCAGAGGAGATCATGCTCCCATTGTGTCTGGAAGGACGTTTTGTGGAGGAAGTTACAGATAACAAAAGATACACTATCAACAATATAATCCAGAAGTTTAAACTTCCTTGTGAGGTCAAAGTTGTATCAAAAGATCCATCCTTGGCCACTGATCCTCTGGCTTCCTTTGCTTCTCTAAGACTGGAAGAGTTAGTAGAAGAACCTGTGTTGCTGGTCAGTTTTCTGGACAATCCCTCTGCATGCTTTGAACTTCCCCTTAAATGGGTGCAAATATCCTTGTTTTTAACCGAAAAGCCTGTCCCAGAGACCAAAGAACTAACAAGATTCCTCCATGTGGAGGAGCTGACGGAATCGCTTTATTACAGTCTGCGGAAGGAGCTACCAAGCAATGAACTTCCACCTCCCAGGCCACCGAAAAGAGAGGCCAAGCCACAAGTGGATAGTCCGAGCACCATACAGCAAGAGAGTCCGACGTCTGTTAAACTAAAG GAAAGTCCTCCAATTCCACCTTCTAGAAACATACCATGTCAGAGCTACGAAGTGCACAGAGTTAGCAAAATTCTAGCGGCTTGTACTGTACAGAACAGGAACACATATTCACCTCTGCCTCACATTGTCACTACTCACGAAG ACAGTGATAGTGAGGCGGATTATGAATTGGTCGTATGA